One Bdellovibrionota bacterium genomic region harbors:
- a CDS encoding methylated-DNA--[protein]-cysteine S-methyltransferase, translating to MRLTDDQKYKALLEKNSSFEGIFIVGVKTTGIFCRPTCTARKPKRKNVDFFPSTKEALAHGFRPCKVCKPMTPKGDFPEWMKPLMKQIKDDPTSRFTDYEIRKHKIDPNRLRRWFKANHKMTFQAYLRSIRLGNAFGHLTQGGKVIDAAFDSGYESLSGFTEAFKKLTGTNPSKTTNKDVIHAYQITTQLGPMIACAVKDGICFLEFTDRRGFETQIKTLQKRFEAPIVTSSSPHIEKLKKQLDEYYTGKRTKFDIPLSVPGTDFQKKVWKMLEAIPYGETRSYRDQAIAIGDKNAVRAVARANGENRIAIVIPCHRVIGSDGKLVGYAGGLERKKFLLDLEKKKAEK from the coding sequence ATGAGACTGACCGATGATCAAAAATACAAGGCTTTACTAGAGAAAAACAGCTCCTTTGAAGGTATATTCATTGTGGGCGTTAAAACAACAGGGATTTTCTGCAGGCCAACTTGTACCGCCCGAAAACCAAAACGTAAAAACGTGGATTTCTTTCCCAGTACAAAGGAAGCCCTGGCTCATGGCTTTAGACCTTGTAAGGTTTGCAAGCCCATGACTCCTAAAGGAGATTTTCCAGAGTGGATGAAGCCTTTGATGAAGCAGATCAAGGATGATCCCACATCAAGATTTACAGATTACGAAATCAGAAAACATAAGATTGATCCCAATAGACTGAGACGCTGGTTTAAAGCCAATCATAAAATGACTTTCCAAGCTTATTTGAGGTCTATTCGTCTGGGAAATGCATTTGGACATCTTACCCAAGGAGGCAAAGTGATCGACGCAGCTTTTGATAGTGGATATGAATCTTTAAGTGGATTCACGGAAGCTTTTAAAAAATTAACGGGCACAAATCCAAGCAAAACCACAAATAAAGATGTGATTCATGCCTACCAAATTACTACGCAACTTGGACCTATGATTGCTTGTGCGGTAAAAGATGGAATTTGTTTTCTAGAGTTCACGGACCGCAGAGGTTTTGAAACGCAAATCAAAACTCTGCAAAAAAGATTCGAAGCACCCATCGTGACATCATCATCACCGCACATTGAAAAACTAAAAAAACAACTCGATGAATATTACACGGGAAAAAGAACCAAGTTTGATATTCCTCTCTCTGTTCCGGGAACAGATTTTCAAAAGAAAGTTTGGAAGATGCTTGAAGCTATTCCTTACGGTGAAACAAGATCTTACAGAGACCAAGCCATCGCTATAGGTGATAAAAATGCCGTAAGAGCCGTGGCGCGCGCAAATGGCGAAAATAGAATCGCAATTGTAATTCCATGCCACCGAGTCATTGGATCTGATGGTAAGCTTGTTGGTTATGCCGGCGGACTTGAACGCAAAAAATTCTTATTGGATCTAGAAAAGAAGAAAGCCGAAAAATAA
- a CDS encoding TolC family protein encodes MRTVYFLCLFIVLTSANSFAISLQEAIQISFKKNPITQANDLRLDAARDRARGAKLDMLPSGNLTYSRGISKYNGVRDGVHSSGENNSGGWNIGASVNLFRGGADLNRARAAQKDVEALEAQNNSTNALIPDTKGSLANEIFAVYTSLAYNLEQIAFLKKQKENLNTLFDYIHDENQKNEIKNTLRSNENEMTRVLGNLKRNSMTYEYLVKMPFPSRVDNFEEMAQSLVISDSAEESIQIARAKSPDIKVAQAFLESSEYRKKAQLADAFSPRVDLSFNRGQNYVDGDGSSSRNTGNSVYLTVSVPFGASKFAYTAATRKEVEARAKDLDKEYERLAHEIQNYYLKLEGFSDLVDGYRGALQKANSDLEEILKKAQNNETIDFQYTKSIFENQANQFYHLTDNLNFVVEMKFVIQREIGILFENTHAQATQLN; translated from the coding sequence ATGAGAACAGTATATTTCTTATGTCTTTTTATCGTTCTCACTTCAGCCAATTCCTTCGCAATTTCTCTTCAAGAGGCCATTCAAATTTCGTTTAAGAAAAATCCAATCACGCAAGCCAATGACCTACGTTTAGATGCGGCTAGAGATCGCGCCCGCGGTGCCAAGCTCGATATGCTTCCTTCTGGAAATTTAACGTATTCCCGGGGCATTTCAAAATACAATGGTGTAAGAGACGGAGTTCATAGTTCTGGCGAAAACAATAGTGGTGGTTGGAATATAGGGGCTTCCGTGAATCTCTTCAGAGGCGGGGCAGATCTGAATAGGGCTAGAGCTGCACAAAAAGATGTGGAAGCTTTAGAGGCGCAAAATAATTCTACCAACGCACTCATTCCGGATACAAAAGGATCTTTAGCCAATGAAATTTTCGCGGTTTACACGTCACTGGCTTATAACTTAGAGCAAATTGCATTTCTCAAAAAACAAAAAGAAAATTTAAATACGCTTTTTGATTACATTCATGATGAAAACCAAAAGAATGAAATCAAAAATACTCTTCGCAGTAACGAAAACGAGATGACTCGTGTTTTAGGAAATCTCAAAAGAAATTCTATGACGTATGAATATTTAGTAAAAATGCCTTTTCCGTCGAGAGTAGATAACTTTGAAGAAATGGCGCAATCTCTGGTGATTTCTGATTCCGCGGAAGAATCCATTCAAATCGCTCGCGCCAAAAGTCCCGACATCAAAGTTGCTCAAGCCTTTTTAGAGAGTTCTGAATACCGCAAGAAAGCTCAACTTGCCGATGCTTTTTCACCGCGCGTGGATTTGAGTTTCAATCGTGGTCAAAATTATGTGGATGGTGATGGCTCTTCGTCTCGCAATACAGGAAACTCTGTTTACCTCACTGTTTCGGTTCCATTTGGAGCTTCAAAATTTGCCTACACTGCAGCGACAAGAAAAGAAGTGGAGGCGAGAGCCAAAGATCTCGACAAAGAGTACGAGCGCTTGGCCCATGAAATTCAAAACTATTATCTAAAACTTGAAGGCTTTAGTGATTTGGTTGATGGATACAGAGGGGCTTTGCAGAAAGCTAATTCTGATTTGGAAGAAATTTTAAAGAAAGCCCAAAACAATGAGACGATTGACTTTCAATATACAAAATCTATTTTTGAAAACCAAGCCAATCAATTCTATCACTTAACAGACAATTTAAATTTTGTGGTCGAAATGAAGTTCGTTATCCAAAGAGAAATTGGAATTCTTTTTGAGAATACTCACGCCCAAGCGACTCAGTTGAATTAA
- a CDS encoding trypsin-like serine protease — protein MIKKILFLVVLVFSISSYASYEKRSGDLNIIKTRIVGGKSVSETDLEAKSTVAIYGRSTHGEKGMYLFCSGTLLHKKLVLTSASCFERKDIENLYIGFGTQITDKFKSPKVKLISIKKVHVHPDFPDQYYPDMAVVEMAEGAPEKFIPAELVRDLSLLKIGSDISLAGYGVNRLDDYKSKAKNLAKIQVKVDQIYADYNMFSYNSQGACRYDDGGPAYLNQDNKLKLMGVIHVSSDYSVCRKFGALGSIPHLAPWIDQVAESILGESLVGKLD, from the coding sequence ATGATAAAAAAAATTTTATTTTTAGTGGTATTGGTATTTTCGATTTCTAGTTACGCTAGTTATGAAAAAAGATCTGGTGATCTTAATATTATCAAAACCAGAATCGTGGGTGGCAAGTCAGTGAGTGAAACTGATTTGGAGGCAAAATCGACAGTGGCGATTTATGGAAGGTCTACACACGGAGAAAAAGGTATGTATCTCTTTTGTTCTGGCACACTTCTGCATAAAAAATTAGTATTAACTTCCGCCTCCTGTTTTGAAAGAAAAGATATTGAAAATTTATACATTGGTTTTGGAACTCAAATCACTGACAAATTTAAATCCCCAAAAGTTAAACTTATCAGTATTAAAAAAGTACACGTGCATCCCGATTTTCCTGATCAATATTATCCAGATATGGCAGTGGTGGAAATGGCAGAAGGCGCTCCTGAAAAATTTATTCCAGCAGAGCTTGTTCGAGATCTATCTCTACTAAAAATAGGATCGGACATTTCTCTGGCTGGTTATGGCGTCAATCGTTTGGATGACTATAAAAGCAAAGCTAAAAATTTAGCAAAAATTCAAGTGAAAGTGGATCAGATATATGCTGACTACAATATGTTTTCATACAATAGCCAAGGGGCTTGTCGCTATGATGATGGTGGGCCTGCCTATTTGAACCAAGACAATAAACTAAAATTGATGGGAGTCATTCATGTGTCTTCGGATTATTCTGTGTGTAGAAAATTCGGTGCACTTGGATCTATACCACATTTGGCTCCATGGATTGACCAGGTGGCAGAGAGTATTTTGGGTGAATCATTGGTAGGAAAGCTGGATTAA
- a CDS encoding ABC transporter ATP-binding protein gives MSQNTKKDLLVLENVSVNYGVIQAIKGVSFSVKEGEIVALIGANGAGKSTSLRAVSGISKSSGKITFNGEVINGLAPDEIVKRGISQCPEGRGIFLNLSVEENLDLGAWTQKNKSTLKADLEHAFELFPRLKERRKQNAGTLSGGEQQMLTIARALMAHPKILLLDEPSLGLAPQIIERIFDIIVKINKEGKTVLMVEQNALQALEISHRGVVLETGHVVLEGTSKDLLSSDQVRKAYLGE, from the coding sequence ATGTCACAAAATACAAAAAAAGATCTTTTAGTTTTAGAAAATGTATCTGTTAACTACGGTGTTATCCAAGCTATCAAGGGTGTAAGCTTTTCTGTTAAAGAAGGCGAAATCGTTGCTTTGATCGGTGCAAACGGCGCTGGTAAATCTACAAGTCTTAGAGCAGTTTCTGGAATTTCAAAATCATCTGGTAAAATTACTTTCAATGGCGAAGTTATTAATGGTCTTGCTCCAGATGAAATCGTTAAGCGCGGAATCTCTCAATGCCCAGAAGGTCGAGGGATATTCTTAAACTTATCAGTAGAAGAAAACTTAGACCTCGGTGCTTGGACCCAAAAAAACAAATCGACTTTAAAAGCGGATCTAGAACACGCATTTGAATTGTTCCCAAGATTAAAAGAAAGAAGAAAGCAAAATGCCGGAACTCTTTCTGGTGGCGAACAGCAAATGTTAACTATCGCCAGAGCATTGATGGCTCATCCTAAAATTTTATTATTGGACGAACCCAGCCTTGGTTTAGCACCACAAATTATCGAAAGAATTTTTGATATTATCGTTAAGATCAATAAAGAAGGAAAAACTGTTCTCATGGTAGAACAGAACGCCCTACAAGCTTTAGAGATCTCTCATAGAGGCGTCGTCCTGGAAACAGGTCACGTTGTTCTCGAGGGCACTTCGAAAGATCTTCTAAGCTCCGACCAGGTTAGAAAAGCTTACCTCGGCGAGTAA